A single genomic interval of Corylus avellana chromosome ca10, CavTom2PMs-1.0 harbors:
- the LOC132163997 gene encoding uncharacterized protein LOC132163997 translates to MAFPKLITALLLVLAFARFEPSTCQVVKAKVSCLDCKHNDAFSGIKVGVKCDGVKKLAVADTEYDGSFEVELPSKTSPLNCHAKLLGGPIQLYASGKNVITKIIKSNSDDEETNSYTISTPLSYSTSCPTADHAKCRAVNKFGSSKTVDLPLPREWGLAPSSYYVPFVPIIGIP, encoded by the exons ATGGCGTTCCCTAAGTTGATCACAGCTCTTCTCCTTGTATTGGCTTTTGCCAGATTTGAGCCTTCAACCTGCCAAGTTGTCAAGGCCAAGGTCTCTTGCCTCGACTGCAAACACAATGATGCCTTCTCTG GCATTAAGGTTGGAGTGAAGTGTGATGGGGTGAAAAAGTTGGCTGTGGCAGACACAGAATATGATGGGTCCTTTGAAGTGGAGCTTCCATCAAAAACATCTCCACTGAATTGCCATGCGAAGCTTCTTGGGGGTCCAATCCAGCTCTATGCCTCAGGGAAAAATGtgataacaaaaattataaagagTAATAGTGATGATGAGGAGACCAACTCCTACACCATCTCCACTCCCCTAAGCTATTCAACATCTTGCCCGACAGCAGATCATGCGAAATGCAGGGCCGTGAACAAGTTTGGTTCTTCCAAGACTGTCGACCTGCCTCTACCAAGGGAGTGGGGCTTAGCACCATCAAGCTATTATGTTCCTTTTGTTCCCATCATCGGCATACCTTGA
- the LOC132163429 gene encoding protein S40-7-like → MDVNGPTRFRPRKSTSSDRFLGAFPHAPLENPSSSSSTATTANVIVELNEDDVFWTGDYAEQDHHHHQNHIHSTPPSSASSTPRHNHNPHHHHKSFAQAENFGILAVLPENESSPGLRNVSNLYHKASFSSSSSSSSSSSRMIPAIPKPPLERLALPPSLKYQSAPVNVPVLASAMRSHHEFDDIDDDDDGGGDGEMLPPHEIVARAQSPMLACSVLEGAGRTLKGRDLRQVRNAVWRRTGFLD, encoded by the coding sequence ATGGACGTCAACGGCCCGACCCGGTTCCGCCCCCGGAAATCCACGTCCAGCGACCGCTTCCTGGGCGCGTTCCCCCACGCGCCCCTCGAAAACCCTAGCTCCTCCTCCTCAACCGCCACCACAGCAAACGTCATCGTCGAGCTCAACGAGGACGATGTGTTCTGGACCGGTGACTATGCCGAACAGGACCACCACCATCACCAAAACCACATCCACTCGACCCCTCCCTCCTCCGCCTCCTCCACTCCTCGCCACAACCACAacccccaccaccaccacaagaGTTTCGCGCAGGCAGAGAATTTCGGAATCCTCGCTGTGCTCCCCGAGAACGAATCGTCCCCGGGCCTCCGAAACGTTTCGAATTTGTACCACAAGGCTTCGTTTTCGTCCTCGTCCTCGTCCTCGTCCTCGTCCTCGCGTATGATTCCGGCGATCCCCAAGCCGCCGCTGGAAAGACTGGCGCTACCTCCTTCGCTGAAGTACCAGTCTGCGCCGGTGAACGTGCCGGTGCTGGCGAGTGCGATGCGGAGTCACCACGAGTTCGACGACAttgacgacgacgacgacggtGGCGGGGACGGCGAGATGTTGCCCCCGCACGAGATTGTAGCTAGAGCGCAGTCGCCGATGCTCGCGTGCTCGGTGCTCGAAGGCGCCGGGAGGACGCTCAAGGGGAGAGATCTTCGCCAGGTTCGGAATGCGGTGTGGCGGCGAACAGGTTTTCTTGATTGA
- the LOC132163697 gene encoding GDSL esterase/lipase At1g71691-like, with product MMGCCCRLATLLVVFLMVVSFGSGQEQGGGGGGSPAREMVPAMFVFGDSLIDNGNNNDLPSFAKANYFPYGIDFNAGPTGRFSNGYTMVDEIAELLGLPLLPAYSEASGEQLLHGVNYASAAAGILDITGRNFVGRIPFDQQIRNFQSTLDQLTNTLGADDVARAIRRCIFFVGMGSNDYLNNYLMPNYPTRNQYNGQQFAALLVQRYTLQLTRLYSLGARKFVISGVGQMGCIPSILAQSPTGSCSEEVNLLVQPFNANVKTMISNLSANLPASTFTYVDVAHMFSDIATNARSYGFTVVNRGCCGIGRNRGQITCLPFQTPCSNRDEYIFWDAFHPTEKVNIIMARKAFSGDQSFISPMNIEQLANLAIEIN from the exons ATGATGGGTTGTTGTTGCAGGTTAGCGACGTTGTTGGTTGTGTTTTTGATGGTGGTGAGTTTTGGTTCAGGGCAAGAGCAAGGTGGTGGCGGCGGTGGGAGTCCGGCAAGAGAGATGGTGCCCGCCATGTTCGTGTTCGGAGACTCTCTGATTGACAATGGCAATAACAACGACCTTCCTTCCTTTGCCAAGGCCAACTATTTTCCTTACGGCATTGACTTCAACGCTGGCCCTACCGGCCGTTTCTCCAACGGCTACACCATGGTTGATGAAATTG CTGAATTACTTGGACTTCCTTTGCTTCCTGCATACTCTGAAGCTTCAGGTGAACAACTGCTTCACGGAGTCAACTATGCCTCCGCAGCCGCCGGAATCCTCGATATCACCGGCAGAAACTTT GTGGGTCGCATACCGTTCGATCAGCAGATCAGAAACTTCCAGAGCACACTGGATCAGCTAACGAACACTCTTGGCGCTGATGATGTGGCCCGGGCGATCCGACGGTGCATATTTTTCGTTGGGATGGGTAGCAATGACTACCTAAACAATTACCTCATGCCCAATTACCCGACCCGGAATCAATACAACGGTCAGCAATTTGCTGCCCTCTTGGTCCAACGCTACACCCTGCAACTCACC AGACTTTACAGTCTTGGAGCTCGGAAATTTGTCATTTCGGGGGTTGGGCAAATGGGCTGCATTCCTAGCATCTTGGCCCAAAGCCCAACAGGAAGTTGCTCAGAAGAAGTCAACCTTCTCGTTCAACCTTTCAACGCAAATGTGAAGACAATGATAAGCAACCTCAGCGCCAATCTTCCTGCTTCCACATTCACTTACGTTGACGTTGCCCATATGTTTTCCGACATCGCCACCAACGCTAGATCTTAcg GATTTACTGTTGTGAACCGAGGATGCTGTGGGATCGGGAGAAACAGAGGGCAGATAACGTGTCTTCCGTTCCAGACGCCATGCTCGAACCGAGACGAGTATATTTTCTGGGACGCTTTCCACCCGACAGAAAAAGTGAACATCATAATGGCGAGGAAGGCATTTAGTGGAGACCAGAGCTTTATTTCTCCGATGAATATAGAGCAGCTTGCAAATCTAGCTATTGAGATTAATTAG
- the LOC132163430 gene encoding small ribosomal subunit protein uS11x-like, whose amino-acid sequence MSRRKQREPKEENVTLGPATREGEQVFGVAHIFASFNDTFIHVTDLSGGETLVRITGGMKVKADRDESSPYAAMLAAQDVAVRCKELGITALHIKLRATGGNKTKTPGPGAQSALRALARSGMKIGRIEDVTPIPSDSTRRKGGRRGRRL is encoded by the exons ATG TCGAGGAGGAAGCAAAGGGAACCAAAGGAAGAAAATGTGACCCTTGGGCCAGCTACCCGTGAAGgagaacaagtttttggtgtGGCTCATATTTTCGCATCCTTTAATGATACTTTCATT CATGTGACTGATCTTTCTGGAGGAGAAACACTTGTTCGCATCACTG GAGGTATGAAGGTAAAAGCTGATAGGGATGAGTCTTCACCATATGCTGCCATGCTTGCAGCGCAGGATGTAGCAGTGAGATGCaag GAACTTGGAATCACTGCTCTTCATATTAAGCTTCGTGCTACTGGAGGAAATAAAACCAAGACTCCAGGTCCTGGTGCTCAGTCTGCCCTCCGTGCCCTTGCTCGTTCTGGAATGAAGATTGGTCGCATTG AGGATGTTACTCCAATCCCCAGTGACAGCACGCGAAGGAAGGGTggtagaagaggaagaagactgTAG
- the LOC132162762 gene encoding suppressor of mec-8 and unc-52 protein homolog 1-like gives MPAIEADFQDRIHGLKSGKLLKEFRGHSSYVNDAIFTADGSRVITASSDCTVKVWDVKTTDCLQTFKPPPPLRGGDASVNSVHLFPKSTDHIIVCNKTSSIYIMTLQGQVVKSFSSGKREGGDFVAACLSPKGEWIYCIGEDRNMYCFSYQSGKLEHLMKVHEKDVIGVTHHPHRNLVATYGEDCTMKLWKP, from the exons ATGCCAGCTATTGAAGCAGATTTTCAAGACAG AATCCATGGCTTGAAATCTGGGAAGTTGTTGAAAGAATTCCGTGGCCATTCTTCTTATGTGAATGATGCAATCTTTACAGCTGATGGAAGTCGTGTTATTACTGCATCTAGTGATTGCACAGTAAAG GTCTGGGATGTGAAGACTACGGACTGTCTGCAAACATTTAAGCCACCACCTCCTTTACGG GGAGGTGATGCTTCTGTGAATTCTGTTCATCTTTTCCCCAAAAGTACTGATCATATTATTGTTTGTAATAAGACATCATCAATCTACATTATGACACTTCAAGGACAG GTTGTGAAGAGCTTCTCATCTGGTAAAAGAGAAGGTGGAGACTTTGTTGCAGCCTGTTTGTCACCAAAAGGGGAATGGATTTACTGTATTGGTGAAGACAG GAATATGTACTGCTTCAGCTATCAATCTGGTAAACTAGAGCATCTAATGAAG GTCCATGAAAAAGATGTAATTGGCGTCACTCATCACCCACACAGGAATCTTGTGGCAACGTATGGTGAAGACTGCACTATGAAATTATGGAAGCCTTGA